Proteins encoded by one window of Canis lupus dingo isolate Sandy chromosome 10, ASM325472v2, whole genome shotgun sequence:
- the LOC112675211 gene encoding ubiquitin-conjugating enzyme E2 C-like has product MTLLMSGDKGISAFPESDNLFKWVGTIHGAADTVYEDLRYKLSLEFPSGYPYSTPTVKFLTPYYHPSVDTQGNICLDILKDKWSALYDVRTILLSIQSLLGEPNIDSLFNTHAAELWKNPTAFKNYLPETYSKQVSSQDP; this is encoded by the coding sequence ATGACCCTCCTGATGTCTGGTGACAAAGGAATTTCTGCCTTCCCTGAATCAGACAACCTTTTCAAATGGGTGGGGACCATCCACGGAGCAGCTGACACAGTATATGAAGACCTGAGGTATAAGCTCTCCCTGGAGTTCCCCAGTGGCTACCCTTACAGCACACCCACAGTGAAGTTCCTCACACCCTACTACCACCCCAGTGTGGACACCCAGGGTAACATCTGCCTGGACATCCTGAAGGACAAATGGTCTGCCCTGTATGATGTCAGGACCATTCTGCTGTCCATCCAGAGCCTGCTAGGAGAACCCAACATTGATAGTCTTTTTAACACACATGCTGCCGAGCTCTGGAAAAACCCCACAGCCTTTAAGAATTATCTGCCAGAAACCTACTCAAAGCAGGTCTCCAGCCAAGATCCCTGA